In one window of Eggerthella guodeyinii DNA:
- a CDS encoding ABC transporter permease encodes MKAFSTLFGVEFRLSLRDMNMPIFAVIMPVVVMLVVGMMFGGQPAYEGAGYTFMAQSVGAVSAIAICAGGAMGLPLVVSNYRYRKILKRYFVTPISVYTILAVQVAIYTVYALISAVLVFGVAALFFGYAFAGSWPAFVGSYMLVLAAMLALGMMVGGLAPNEKIAGVLASVLYFPMLLLSGTTLPYEMMPTAVQRVADLLPLTQGVKLLKATSLGLPIDQAIVPVVIMVVWAAVCTAIAVRFFKWE; translated from the coding sequence ATGAAAGCCTTTAGCACCCTGTTCGGGGTCGAGTTCCGCCTGTCGCTGCGCGACATGAACATGCCCATCTTCGCCGTGATCATGCCCGTGGTGGTGATGCTGGTCGTCGGCATGATGTTCGGCGGCCAGCCGGCCTACGAGGGCGCGGGCTACACGTTCATGGCACAGTCGGTGGGCGCGGTGTCGGCCATCGCCATCTGCGCCGGCGGCGCGATGGGCCTGCCGCTCGTGGTGTCGAACTACCGGTACCGCAAGATTCTCAAGCGCTACTTCGTGACGCCCATCAGCGTGTACACCATTCTGGCGGTGCAGGTGGCCATCTATACCGTGTACGCGCTGATCTCCGCCGTGCTCGTGTTCGGAGTGGCCGCGCTGTTCTTCGGGTACGCGTTCGCCGGGTCGTGGCCGGCGTTCGTCGGGTCGTACATGCTGGTGCTGGCGGCCATGCTGGCGCTCGGCATGATGGTGGGCGGTCTCGCGCCGAACGAGAAGATCGCCGGCGTGCTGGCCAGCGTGCTGTACTTCCCTATGCTGCTGCTGTCGGGGACGACGCTCCCCTACGAGATGATGCCCACGGCCGTGCAGCGCGTGGCCGACCTGCTGCCGCTCACCCAGGGCGTGAAGCTGCTGAAGGCGACGTCGCTCGGGCTGCCCATCGACCAGGCCATCGTGCCCGTGGTGATCATGGTGGTGTGGGCCGCGGTGTGCACGGCGATCGCCGTGCGCTTCTTCAAGTGGGAGTAG
- a CDS encoding iron chaperone — MPDEIDAYIAAQPGDVRPMLNEIRATIRAAAPDAIEKISWRMPTFWQGKNLIHFAAFKHHIGLYPGAEAIDALADRLAGYRTSKGAIQLPLDKPVDRQLITELVSWNLARLAR; from the coding sequence ATGCCCGATGAAATCGACGCGTACATCGCCGCGCAGCCCGGCGACGTGCGGCCCATGCTCAACGAGATCCGCGCCACGATTCGCGCCGCCGCCCCGGATGCCATCGAGAAGATATCCTGGCGCATGCCCACGTTCTGGCAGGGGAAGAACCTCATCCACTTCGCCGCGTTCAAGCACCACATCGGGCTGTACCCGGGGGCCGAGGCGATCGACGCGCTCGCCGACCGCCTCGCGGGGTACCGCACGTCGAAAGGCGCCATCCAGCTCCCGCTGGACAAACCCGTGGATCGCCAGCTGATCACCGAGCTCGTCAGCTGGAACCTCGCGCGGCTCGCTCGCTAG
- a CDS encoding nitroreductase family protein — protein MVDAIFKRASVRRFAEDFVTDDEARALLRAAMAAPSAGNQQPWEFYVVRDAATLEKLSATTPYAKAAAKAPCAIVACARTEGLRFPECVPQDMSAAIENLLLEAVDLGLGAVWMGVAPEVDLVAAVVEVLDVPVGLEPFAIIVCGIPADESAPKGKDRFDEQRIHWVS, from the coding sequence ATGGTCGATGCGATATTCAAGCGGGCGAGCGTGCGGAGGTTCGCGGAAGACTTCGTGACCGACGACGAGGCGCGGGCGCTGCTGCGCGCCGCGATGGCCGCGCCGTCGGCGGGGAACCAGCAGCCGTGGGAGTTCTACGTGGTGCGCGACGCCGCGACGTTGGAAAAGCTGTCGGCCACGACGCCGTACGCGAAGGCGGCCGCCAAGGCCCCCTGCGCCATCGTGGCGTGCGCCCGCACCGAGGGCCTGCGCTTCCCGGAATGCGTGCCGCAAGACATGAGCGCCGCCATCGAGAACCTGCTGCTGGAAGCGGTTGACCTGGGCCTGGGCGCGGTGTGGATGGGGGTGGCGCCGGAGGTCGATCTGGTGGCTGCCGTCGTCGAGGTGCTCGACGTGCCCGTGGGGCTGGAGCCGTTCGCCATCATCGTCTGCGGCATTCCAGCCGATGAGTCGGCGCCGAAGGGCAAAGACCGCTTCGACGAGCAACGCATCCACTGGGTGAGCTAG
- a CDS encoding ABC transporter ATP-binding protein, producing the protein MNDGVHVRDLVKSYGGVLAVDGIGFDVAAGETFGLLGANGAGKTTTLECLLGVNRPDAGSATILGMDPHARRKELFQRVGVQFQEARYQDKITVDELCRATRALYREADDPADLLARFGLTEVRKQAVESLSGGQRQRLFVVLALIPRPEVVFLDELTTGLDVKARRDVWNLLDEMRQQGMTIVLTSHFMDEVEALCDRVAILRRGRIVFSGTVAEAVASGPFASFEDAYLAYAEPDEPDETAAIAASGAATATPHSAEGGAHESL; encoded by the coding sequence ATGAACGACGGAGTACACGTGCGCGACCTGGTGAAATCGTACGGAGGCGTGCTCGCGGTGGACGGGATCGGCTTCGACGTGGCCGCCGGTGAGACGTTCGGGCTGCTGGGGGCGAACGGGGCGGGGAAGACCACGACGCTCGAATGCCTGTTGGGTGTGAACCGCCCCGACGCGGGAAGCGCGACGATTTTGGGAATGGATCCGCACGCGCGGCGCAAGGAGCTGTTCCAGCGGGTGGGCGTGCAGTTTCAGGAGGCGCGCTATCAGGATAAGATCACGGTGGACGAGCTGTGCCGCGCCACGCGGGCGCTGTACCGCGAAGCCGACGATCCGGCTGATCTGCTGGCGCGATTCGGCCTGACGGAGGTGCGCAAGCAGGCCGTCGAGTCGCTGTCGGGCGGCCAACGCCAGCGCCTGTTCGTGGTGCTGGCCCTCATCCCGCGTCCCGAGGTGGTGTTCCTCGACGAACTGACCACGGGGCTCGACGTGAAGGCGCGCCGCGACGTATGGAACCTGCTGGACGAGATGCGCCAACAGGGTATGACCATCGTGCTGACCAGCCACTTCATGGACGAAGTGGAAGCGCTGTGCGATCGGGTCGCCATCCTGCGCAGGGGGCGCATCGTGTTTTCCGGCACGGTGGCCGAGGCTGTGGCGTCCGGTCCGTTCGCCAGCTTCGAGGACGCGTACCTCGCGTACGCCGAGCCCGACGAGCCCGACGAAACCGCCGCGATCGCCGCATCCGGCGCTGCAACCGCAACCCCTCATTCCGCCGAAGGAGGCGCCCATGAAAGCCTTTAG
- a CDS encoding MerR family transcriptional regulator: MDQPRTYTTSRIASAVGVHPNTVRLYERIGFITAPGRRPNGYRVFTELHLLQVQLVRAALNVELVQNGLRRGVLAIVDAMAHQSYDEAIVLAKQRIGHLRRERAAAEDALRHVRDLLTSADGPARTEPLMLTRKEAADHLDTTIDALRNWEMNGLLQVKRKQNGYRVYSAADLNRLAIIRALRAANYSLAAILRLLDALDRDAAADIEHVLDHPDPDDDILSVCDRLLTSLDAAERNAFEMIALLVRMKNLT; this comes from the coding sequence ATGGACCAGCCCCGCACCTACACCACATCGCGCATCGCGAGCGCCGTCGGCGTGCATCCGAACACGGTGCGCCTCTACGAGCGCATCGGGTTCATCACCGCGCCTGGGCGCCGCCCGAACGGCTATCGCGTATTCACCGAGCTTCACCTGCTGCAAGTGCAGCTCGTGCGCGCCGCGCTCAACGTGGAGCTTGTGCAGAACGGGTTGCGCCGGGGGGTGCTCGCCATCGTCGATGCGATGGCGCATCAATCGTACGACGAAGCGATCGTCCTGGCCAAGCAGCGCATCGGCCACCTGCGCCGCGAGCGCGCCGCCGCCGAGGACGCCCTGCGCCACGTGCGCGACCTGTTGACGTCTGCCGATGGCCCTGCCCGCACCGAGCCGCTCATGCTGACGCGCAAGGAGGCGGCCGACCACCTCGACACCACCATCGACGCGCTGCGCAACTGGGAGATGAACGGCCTGCTGCAGGTTAAGCGCAAGCAGAACGGCTATCGCGTGTACAGCGCCGCCGACCTCAACCGCCTGGCCATCATCCGCGCGCTGCGTGCTGCCAACTACTCGCTGGCCGCCATTCTGCGGCTGCTCGACGCGCTCGATCGCGATGCGGCCGCCGACATCGAGCACGTGCTTGATCATCCTGACCCCGATGACGACATCCTGTCGGTGTGCGACCGCTTGCTCACGTCGCTCGATGCGGCCGAGCGCAACGCCTTCGAGATGATCGCGCTTCTCGTGCGCATGAAAAATCTCACCTGA
- a CDS encoding bifunctional metallophosphatase/5'-nucleotidase encodes MTNLPAPHRLSRRSFCTLSAVALASLALPARRAFADETAAAAGDAPIVIVHTNDVHCAVDENLGYAKLVNYVDTMRSTYGADNVALVDAGDAVQGKAMGTLTNGEYLIDIMNKCGYDFAIPGNHEFDYGMTQFNTLVARAKAKYLSCNFTDLRTGNLMFDAYTMREYGTGDGKKKVAFLGICTPETLTKSSPVSFQDESGTYIYGFCEDDSGLKLYDAVQRAVDQARADGADYVVALAHLGQKGVTARWTSTSVVANTSGIDVVIDGHSHELYAQTPLNKNGQPVLVTQTGTQLVGIGQVVINPATDTITAYASDYAKTVTASTTNGTASIIETWDGIDAATAAYIVGLQAELAKITERVIGTSDVRLVALEDDDYTWAVRAHETNLGDFVADAYLALAWHGGVMADVGFVNGGGIRANIEPGDVTYGDLIDVQPYNNQLCYVDTLGQNILDLLEAGARNLPDPNGGLQQVSGLTYTVRTDIPSSVQMPGGTFGGVTGEYRVRDVMVNGEPLDVNRRYKMVSHTYLIVEGGDGLTMFKNDEAVLLDLDNKALIEYIQYDLKGTIGSEYANLAGQGRIAIKDGPDPEPTPLPQPEPEPAADPAAGPGGKPLARTGDPTGAAVVGAVAVAAAAAATGAVAVGARR; translated from the coding sequence ATGACGAACCTGCCAGCTCCCCACCGTCTATCCCGCCGATCGTTCTGCACGTTGTCCGCCGTGGCGCTTGCCTCGCTCGCGCTGCCGGCCCGGCGCGCCTTCGCCGACGAAACGGCTGCGGCGGCGGGCGACGCGCCCATCGTCATCGTCCACACGAACGACGTGCACTGCGCCGTGGACGAGAACCTGGGGTACGCGAAGCTCGTGAACTACGTCGACACCATGCGCTCCACGTACGGGGCCGACAACGTCGCCCTCGTGGACGCGGGCGACGCCGTGCAGGGCAAGGCCATGGGCACGCTGACGAACGGCGAGTACCTCATCGACATCATGAACAAGTGCGGCTACGATTTCGCCATCCCGGGCAACCACGAGTTCGACTACGGGATGACCCAGTTCAACACGCTGGTCGCCCGCGCGAAGGCGAAGTACCTCTCGTGCAACTTCACCGACCTCCGCACGGGGAACCTCATGTTCGACGCGTACACCATGCGCGAATACGGCACGGGCGACGGCAAGAAGAAGGTCGCGTTCCTGGGCATCTGCACGCCCGAAACGCTGACGAAGTCCTCCCCCGTCAGCTTTCAGGACGAGAGCGGAACGTACATCTACGGCTTCTGCGAAGACGACTCCGGCTTGAAGCTGTACGATGCCGTGCAGCGCGCCGTCGATCAGGCGCGCGCCGACGGGGCCGACTACGTGGTGGCGCTGGCGCACCTGGGCCAAAAGGGCGTGACCGCGCGCTGGACCAGCACGTCCGTGGTGGCGAACACGAGCGGCATCGACGTGGTGATCGACGGGCACTCGCACGAGCTGTACGCGCAGACGCCGCTCAACAAGAACGGCCAGCCGGTGCTGGTCACGCAAACGGGCACCCAGCTGGTGGGTATCGGCCAGGTGGTGATCAACCCGGCGACCGACACCATCACCGCGTACGCGTCGGACTATGCCAAAACCGTCACCGCGTCCACGACGAACGGCACCGCCAGCATCATCGAGACGTGGGACGGCATCGATGCCGCGACCGCCGCGTACATCGTCGGCCTGCAAGCGGAGCTCGCGAAAATCACGGAACGCGTCATCGGAACATCGGACGTGCGGCTCGTCGCGCTCGAGGACGACGATTACACCTGGGCCGTGCGTGCGCATGAGACGAACCTCGGCGACTTCGTGGCCGACGCGTACCTGGCGCTGGCCTGGCACGGCGGGGTCATGGCCGACGTGGGGTTCGTCAACGGCGGCGGCATTCGGGCCAACATCGAGCCGGGCGACGTGACGTACGGCGACCTCATCGACGTGCAACCCTACAACAACCAGCTGTGCTACGTGGACACGCTGGGTCAGAACATCCTCGACCTTCTGGAAGCGGGCGCCCGAAACCTCCCCGACCCCAACGGAGGCCTGCAGCAGGTGTCGGGCCTCACGTACACCGTGCGCACGGACATTCCGTCGTCGGTGCAGATGCCGGGCGGAACCTTCGGCGGCGTCACCGGCGAGTACCGCGTGCGCGACGTCATGGTGAACGGCGAGCCGCTTGACGTGAACCGGCGCTACAAGATGGTTTCGCACACGTATCTGATCGTGGAAGGAGGCGACGGCCTCACCATGTTCAAGAACGACGAGGCCGTACTGCTCGACCTGGACAACAAGGCGCTCATCGAGTACATCCAGTACGATTTGAAGGGAACGATCGGCAGCGAGTATGCCAACCTGGCCGGTCAGGGCCGCATCGCGATCAAGGACGGTCCCGACCCCGAGCCGACGCCCCTGCCCCAGCCCGAGCCGGAACCGGCCGCCGACCCCGCCGCGGGCCCCGGCGGCAAGCCCCTCGCGCGCACCGGCGACCCCACGGGCGCCGCAGTCGTCGGAGCCGTCGCGGTTGCAGCGGCAGCGGCAGCAACAGGAGCCGTCGCCGTAGGCGCGCGGCGCTAA